Proteins found in one Mixophyes fleayi isolate aMixFle1 chromosome 8, aMixFle1.hap1, whole genome shotgun sequence genomic segment:
- the LSM3 gene encoding U6 snRNA-associated Sm-like protein LSm3, translated as MADDGEQQPTTNTVEEPLDLIRLSLDERIYVKMRNDRELRGRLHAYDQHLNMILGDVEETVTTIEIDEETYEEIYKSTKRNIPMLFVRGDGVVLVAPPLRVG; from the exons ATGGCGGATGATGGGGAGCAG CAACCGACCACAAACACTGTAGAGGAACCTCTGGACTTGATCCGGCTGAGCTTAGATGAGCGGATTTATGTGAAGATGAGAAATGACAGAGAGCTCAGAGGACGGTTACAT GCATACGATCAGCACTTGAATATGATACTGGGAGATGTTGAAGAAACAGTAACAACCATTGAGATTGATGAGGAAACCTATGAGGAGATATATAAG TCTACAAAGAGGAACATCCCTATGCTGTTTGTTAGAGGAGACGGTGTTGTGCTTGTAGCTCCTCCCCTGAGGGTTGGCTGA